ACCGCACAGCTCGAAGCCTGGGCGGACATATACCTGCCCGAGCTGCACACCAAGGCGCAGGAGCTGCTCAAGCCGCCCTTCACGCTGGGCGAGCTGGAGCAGGTGGCCGACGTGGCGGTGCGCAGTGCCCAGGAACTCAAGGGCATCTTCTATGGCGTGCCCCGCGCGGTCATCGCCCAGACGGCGCTGGTCGTGGCGGTGAAGGCCACGCTGCCAGACCAGGTGCAGCCGTGGCTGCTGCCGTTCCTCAGCAGGCCGGGGCTGGCCGCCCTGATCGAGTCGGCCTTCCAGCGGGCGTTCGGCCCTGAAGCGGTGCCGCTGCCGGGTGCCAGCGCGACCCCAGTTGCTCCGGTCGTGGAAGCCAGCGACGTGGCCGAAGGCGGCGTGCAGTGAGGCGCCTCTTGGTGTTCACGGTGATCGGGGCACTAGGGCTCGCCGGGTGTGCGCCCACGGCGTTCGTACAGGCCAGCGTCCCCGATCCTGGGCAGGCCGTGCTCGGCTTCCAGACGGGCAAGGACGCGGTGCTGGGTTTCAGCGCGGGCAAGCTCGACGCCTTTGACCTGGTCGTCAAGGTGTCGGGGGAGGGGCTGCGAGTCAATGCGCCGAGCTATTGCCACGTCGAGCGACGGGACATCCTCTGCACCGTGCCCACGCTGCCCGCTGGGAAGAACTTCATCCTGCCGATGAAGGGCAGCAACCTGAGCGCCGTGGCGACGTACAAGCGCGGCGGCGGGCAGAGCTTTACCACCGAGGCGAGACGCTAAGCTAGCGACCGCCAAAGCGAGCGCCCCCGCCGATTGGTGGGGGCGCTTTCGCCTTTTGGAAACCCTTAAAATATGAGAGTCCGATATGAGAGCGCGAGGCCGTTTGGTTGAAAGAATTACCTGTCAATCTGCAAAGAATTACCTGTCAGCGTCAGTGACAACTAACTTGTCTGAGTTTTGACAACTAATTTTTTGCGTGACACCTTCCGGTGCGCTTAACGCTCGGCTCAGAAGGTAGCGGGGCCGCACTTGGGCACAGGCACTTTCTGGGACGCTGCACTCCGGAGGCCACGATAACCCATGCGACACCCCACCCTGACCGCCCTGACGGCGGCCCTTCTTGGCGTCTTGCCTGGAACGGCCCTTGCTCAGCAGACCCCTGCCCAGTCTCCCGTCACGCCGCCTCCCGTCGCGCGGCCCATTGCGCCCGCCGAGCCGCCCGCGACCGCAACCGTCACCCGCAACGAGCCCACGCCGCTGGAATTCACGGCCGACAAGCTCGCCCGGCTGAAGGTGCCGGCCGGCTTTACCATCAGCACCATGGCGACCGGCCTGGGCAACGCGCGCATGATGCATGTGATGCCTGACGGCGGCATCTACCTCTCGCGCCGCGCGCAGGGCGACGTGTGGTATCTGAAAGACGCCAACGGCGACGGCCAGATCAGCCCGGCCGAACGCCGCCAGGTCGCGCAGAACATGAAGGCCGCCCACGGCATGGACGTGCGGGACGGCAAGTTGTACGTGGTCGGCGAGAAGACCATCTGGGTCATGACGATGTCCAAGGACGGCGGCCTGAGCGTGCCGCGTGTCTTCGCCGACGGCTTCCCCGACGCGGGTCAGCACCCGGCGCGCGACCTCGCCTGGGGACCGGACGGGTTCATGTACGCCACCTTCGGCTCGACGAACAACGACTCGCCCACCCAGAACCCCGAGGAAGCGACGATGCTGCGCCTCTCGCCCGACGGCAAGACCCGTGAGGTCTATGCGCGCGGCCTGCGCCACACCATCGGCTTCGGCTGGCACCCGGCGACGGGCGTGCTGTACGGCGCCGACCAGGGCAGCGACTGGCACGGCGACAACATCCCGCCCGAAGAGATCAACGTGATTGAGCGGGGCAAGAACTACGGCTGGCCCTTTTGCTACGGCGACAAGCAGCCCGACCCCTACGTGAATGTGGGCAACATTCCCGGCAAGATAACCAAGGCCGCCTACTGCGCGGGCACCCAGGGCAGCGTCCTGAACTACACGGCGCACGCCGCCGCCATCGCCATGAACTTCTACACGGGCACCGCCTTCCCGGCCGAGTACCGCAACGACGCCTTCATCGCCTACCGCGGCTCGTGGAACCGCAACGAACCCAGCGGCTACGAGATCGCCCGTCTGGTCTTCGGCGCAGACAACAAGCCCGAGAAGATCGAGCCGTTCGTGACCGGATTCGTGTACGAGGAAGGCGGCGAATGGAAACAGTTCGGACGGGTGGCCGGCGTGGCGACCTACACCGACGGCAGCCTGCTGTTCACCGACGACCAGAGCGGCGTCATCTACCGCGTGCGCTACACCGGGGGGCAATGACATGAGCAGCCTGAAGATGATTCTGGGCGGCGCGCTGTTGCTGGGGACGGCCGCGGCCGGTGGGGCAGGGATGCCCATGATGGCGCTGGCCCCGGCCAGCACGGCGCTCGCGGCCAGCGGCACGTTGCGTGACCCGCAGGGCGCGGCGCAGGGCACGGTGACCCTGCGCCAGATGGGCATGGGCGTGCAGGTCAGCGTCGAGGCGCGCGGCCTGAAGCCCGGACAGCACGGAATGCACGTTCACGAGTTCGGGCGCTGCACGCCGGGCGTGGACGCGGCCACGAATACGGTCGTCGCGTTCGGAGGGGCGGGTGGGCACTTCGACCCCGGCAAGACCGGTAACCACGACTCGCCGGCCGCGCCGAACATGGTCGGACACGGCGGCGACCTGCCCATGCTGAGCGTGGGCGCCGACGGAGTGGGACGCGCCACCTTCATGACCGACAAGGCCAGCCTGACGGGCATGGACGGCGTGTTGAACCGCTCGCTGGTCATCCACGCGCAGCCCGACGACTACAAGTCCGACCCCTCGGGCCTGACCGGCGCGCGCGAACGCTGCGCCGTCCTGACCCGCACGAACTACGCGACGCGGGACTACGTCTTGCCGGGCGTGCAGGACTTCCCCGAAGGCGTGGCCTACGACGCCAGAAAGGGCGTGGTCTACACCGGCAGCGCGCAGAACGGCACCATCTACGCGGTCAATGCCGCTTCCGGCGCAGTCAGCAAGTTCAGCGAGGGCGGCGCGCTGGGCCGGGCGAGCGCCCTGGGCCTGAAGGTGGACGCGCAGGGCCGCCTGTGGATCGCGGGAGGCGCGCAGGGCACCGTGAGCGTCCTGAGCCCTGACGGCGCTCCGGTGGCCGTTCTCGAGACCCCCAAGAGCCCGAACGCCTACATCAACGACCTCACCCCCGCCGCCGATAGCAACGTGTACGTGACCGACTCGTCGCGTCCGGCCATCTACCGCGTGACCCCCGACCTCAAGATCAGC
Above is a genomic segment from Deinococcus sp. Leaf326 containing:
- a CDS encoding sorbosone dehydrogenase family protein — protein: MRHPTLTALTAALLGVLPGTALAQQTPAQSPVTPPPVARPIAPAEPPATATVTRNEPTPLEFTADKLARLKVPAGFTISTMATGLGNARMMHVMPDGGIYLSRRAQGDVWYLKDANGDGQISPAERRQVAQNMKAAHGMDVRDGKLYVVGEKTIWVMTMSKDGGLSVPRVFADGFPDAGQHPARDLAWGPDGFMYATFGSTNNDSPTQNPEEATMLRLSPDGKTREVYARGLRHTIGFGWHPATGVLYGADQGSDWHGDNIPPEEINVIERGKNYGWPFCYGDKQPDPYVNVGNIPGKITKAAYCAGTQGSVLNYTAHAAAIAMNFYTGTAFPAEYRNDAFIAYRGSWNRNEPSGYEIARLVFGADNKPEKIEPFVTGFVYEEGGEWKQFGRVAGVATYTDGSLLFTDDQSGVIYRVRYTGGQ
- a CDS encoding superoxide dismutase family protein; its protein translation is MSSLKMILGGALLLGTAAAGGAGMPMMALAPASTALAASGTLRDPQGAAQGTVTLRQMGMGVQVSVEARGLKPGQHGMHVHEFGRCTPGVDAATNTVVAFGGAGGHFDPGKTGNHDSPAAPNMVGHGGDLPMLSVGADGVGRATFMTDKASLTGMDGVLNRSLVIHAQPDDYKSDPSGLTGARERCAVLTRTNYATRDYVLPGVQDFPEGVAYDARKGVVYTGSAQNGTIYAVNAASGAVSKFSEGGALGRASALGLKVDAQGRLWIAGGAQGTVSVLSPDGAPVAVLETPKSPNAYINDLTPAADSNVYVTDSSRPAIYRVTPDLKISEWLNLAGTPIRYGPGINLNGVVATPDGRYLLAVQLNTGDLWRIDLRSKAIRRVMGGLNNGDGMLLDGRTLYVSRNKDGIISKVMLGADYASGQVMAEEPVTGLRFPTTLSAIGGDLIVPQGQLDKLQGGTPETPFRLTRFPKF